One stretch of Miscanthus floridulus cultivar M001 chromosome 18, ASM1932011v1, whole genome shotgun sequence DNA includes these proteins:
- the LOC136520068 gene encoding L-type lectin-domain containing receptor kinase IX.1-like encodes MAMANKKHGGNSLLLLIRLISLSSYYLLCRVPHATSLSFSYNFSNPGVLTSADLTYMSNATNASGRIDLTKDTTWSTGRVAYGQPVPLWNNSTGNSKVASFTSNFTFAIMPRNSTGQGDGMAFFVAPYPPTLPQDSNGGFLGLFNNPNNTANAYFPPTVAVEFDAFKNVWDPANTVNHVGVDVNSIVSLAYAALPDASFNGTMSAWVRYDANASTLSATLRFDHLPELGLYNVSATVDFKEAGLPQQAAVGFSGATGDFVERHQILSWSFESTLVSVAVVNTTGTKTSNMRNLGLIAGLASTGIVILLIVATWLSYNKYLKRKGTNQTQEAPLRLHGEMDDEFEMGAGPRRFTYNQLSQATRGFSDEEKLGEGGFGSVYRGYLQDQGLHVAIKKVSKTSKQGRREYVSEVTIISRLRHRNLVQLVGWCHDADELLLVYELMSNGSLDKHLYSTDNILTWPVRYNIILGMGSALLYLHQEWEQCVVHRDIKPSNVMLDSSFNAKLGDFGLARLVNHSRAAQTTMLAGTMGYMDPECAVTSRASVQSDVYSFGIVLLEVACGRKPVAPEEEDESRVLLVQWVWDLYGRGELLDAADPRLDDGGGGFQPLEMERVLGVGLWCVHPDYASRASIRQAMSVLQFEAPLPELPLEMPVATYGPPVAGRGYYGSITTTSSSAGANTGGHSSTGDRTAEHSFASSAKSAGTHGTSFVTSNTAPVGSARESAMPSHVADRFSTHSTDGRSGTIEQFRSTR; translated from the exons atggccatggctaaTAAGAAGCATGGAGGAAACAGCCTTCTCCTCCTCATCAGGCTGATAAGCCTGTCCTCGTACTACCTGCTCTGCCGTGTTCCCCATGCCACCTCACTTAGCTTCAGCTACAACTTCTCCAACCCCGGCGTCCTAACCAGCGCCGACCTCACGTACATGTCCAACGCCACCAACGCCAGCGGCCGGATCGACCTGACCAAGGACACGACCTGGAGCACCGGCCGGGTGGCGTACGGGCAGCCTGTGCCTCTCTGGAACAACAGCACCGGCAATTCCAAAGTCGCCAGCTTCACTTCCAACTTCACCTTCGCCATCATGCCACGCAACAGCACCGGCCAGGGCGACGGCATGGCGTTCTTCGTGGCGCCGTACCCGCCTACTCTCCCGCAGGACTCCAACGGCGGCTTCCTGGGGCTCTTCAACAACCCCAACAACACGGCCAACGCCTACTTCCCGCCGACCGTCGCCGTGGAGTTCGACGCGTTCAAGAACGTCTGGGACCCGGCGAACACCGTGAACCACGTCGGCGTCGACGTCAACAGCATCGTGTCCCTCGCGTACGCGGCGCTGCCGGACGCGAGCTTCAACGGGACCATGTCGGCGTGGGTCAGGTACGACGCCAACGCGAGCACGCTCTCGGCGACGCTGCGGTTCGACCACCTGCCGGAGCTGGGCCTCTACAACGTCAGCGCGACCGTCGACTTCAAGGAAGCTGGGCTGCCGCAGCAAGCGGCGGTCGGGTTCTCCGGAGCCACAGGAGATTTCGTCGAGCGCCATCAGATCCTTTCGTGGTCGTTCGAGTCCACTCTCGTCAGCGTCGCCGTTGTCAACACGACCG GAACTAAAACATCAAACATGCGAAACTTAGGCCTAATAGCCGGACTGGCATCTACTGGGATCGTCATACTACTCATTGTAGCAACATGGCTCAGCTACAACAAATACCTAAAACGAAAGGGCACCAACCAAACGCAAGAGGCTCCCCTCCGCCTCCATGGAGAAATGGACGATGAGTTCGAGATGGGGGCCGGGCCTCGGAGATTCACCTACAACCAGCTGTCACAGGCGACGCGAGGTTTCTCCGACGAGGAGAAGCTCGGCGAGGGCGGCTTCGGATCAGTCTACCGCGGGTACCTACAGGATCAAGGTCTCCATGTGGCCATCAAGAAGGTCTCCAAGACGTCGAAGCAGGGGAGGAGGGAGTACGTCTCCGAGGTCACGATCATAAGCCGTCTCAGGCACCGCAACCTTGTGCAGCTCGTCGGGTGGTGCCATGACGCCGACGAGCTCCTGCTCGTCTACGAGCTCATGAGCAACGGCAGCCTTGACAAGCATCTCTATAGCACAGATAACATTCTAACATGGCCAGTCAG GTACAACATCATCCTTGGCATGGGCTCTGCTCTCCTGTACCTTCACCAAGAATGGGAGCAATGCGTGGTGCACAGGGACATCAAGCCGAGCAACGTGATGCTGGACTCGTCGTTCAACGCCAAGTTAGGCGACTTCGGCCTCGCGCGCCTCGTCAACCACAGCCGCGCTGCGCAAACCACGATGCTCGCCGGCACGATGGGGTACATGGACCCAGAGTGCGCGGTGACCAGCCGCGCCAGCGTCCAGTCCGACGTCTACAGCTTCGGCATCGTCCTCCTCGAGGTCGCCTGCGGCAGGAAGCCCGTCGccccggaggaggaggacgagagcAGGGTGCTGCTCGTGCAGTGGGTCTGGGATCTGTACGGGAGGGGCGAGCTCCTCGACGCGGCGGACCCGCGGCTGGACGACGGCGGGGGCGGGTTCCAGccgctggagatggagcgggtgCTAGGCGTGGGGCTTTGGTGCGTGCATCCGGACTACGCGTCCCGGGCGTCGATTCGGCAGGCCATGAGCGTCCTCCAGTTCGAGGCGCCATTGCCGGAGCTCCCGTTGGAGATGCCGGTGGCCACGTATGGGCCGCCTGTTGCCGGCAGGGGTTACTACGGGTCGATCACCACCACGTCGTCGTCCGCAGGTGCTAACACCGGAGGCCACTCGTCGACTGGTGACCGGACGGCGGAGCACTCGTTTGCCTCGTCGGCCAAGAGCGCTGGCACCCATGGCACATCTTTTGTCACTTCCAACACGGCACCCGTGGGCAGTGCGCGTGAATCCGCCATGCCCAGTCACGTCGCGGACCGGTTCAGCACTCATTCCACTGATGGACGCTCGGGCACGATTGAGCAGTTTCGGTCGACACGCTGA